In a genomic window of Chrysemys picta bellii isolate R12L10 chromosome 1, ASM1138683v2, whole genome shotgun sequence:
- the LOC135980838 gene encoding uncharacterized protein LOC135980838 codes for MQADNRKRAPAWTVREVLDLIAVWGEDSVLAELRSKRRNAKIFEKISKGMMERGHNRDSDQCLVKVKELRQAYQKTKEANGRSGSEPRTCRFYAELHAILGGAATTNPPVFVDSGSGIVSTPEDSADGVEEEEEEDELAESTQHSILPNSQDLFITPTEVPSQASQASQASTQDSDPMEGTSAAANSSSLPPPSRRLSQIRCRKKKTREEMFSEIMESSRSDRAHLNEWKETVSKYRKEVSEREDMRDQREDMRDQREERRDQREERRDARDERWRQEDHRMKEATLGLLQRLVEVQERLLENRLPLQPLFHPPPSPCSVSSSPRRVRTRGGGGSVHLPIPPQ; via the exons atgcaggctgataatcgaaaaagagcaccagcatggaccgtgagggaggtactggatctgatcgctgtatggggagaggattcagtgcttgcagaacttcgttctaaaagacgaaatgcaaaaatttttgaaaaaatctccaagggcatgatggagagaggccacaatagggactcagaccAGTGCctcgtgaaagtcaaggagctcagacaagcctatcagaaaacaaaggaggcaaacggtcgctctgggtcagagccgcggacatgccgcttctacgccgagctgcatgcaattctagggggggctgccaccactaacccacctgtgttcgtggattctgggtcggggatagtctcgacgcctgaggattctgccgatggggtagaggaggaggaggaggaggatgagcttgcagagagcacacagcactccattctccccaacagccaggatctttttatcaccccgactgaagtaccctcccaagcctcccaagcctcccaagccagtacccaagactctgaccccatggaaggcacctcag cagctgcaaattcctcaagcctccctcctccatcccgaaggttatcacagataaggtgtcgtaagaagaagacgcgagaagagatgttttcggaaattatggaatccagcagaagtgacagagctcatctgaatgagtggaaggaaacagtttcaaagtataggaaagaagtcagtgaacgtgaggacatgagggaccaacgtgaggacatgagggaccaacgtgaggagaggagagaccaacgtgaggagaggagagacgctcgagatgagaggtggcgtcaggaagaccacaggatgaaggaagcaacgctggggctgctccagcgtctggtggaggttcaggaacggctgctggaaaacagactgccgcttcagcccctgttccaccctcccccctccccatgttccgtatcctcctcacccagacgtgtaagaacgcggggggggggaggctccgtacaccttcccattccaccccagtag